One bacterium DNA segment encodes these proteins:
- a CDS encoding MBL fold metallo-hydrolase yields MRLGDLELHLLVSSRWKADGGLMFGVVPKVLWEKQKPADGNNMIDCACIGLIARVNGRVIVCETGIGTKLSEKRAQQVALREPEGLLQSLQRLGIRPDEVDAVITTHLHWDHAGGLTRRDARGGLELTFKRARHFIQRSEWDFALHPDVRSQAGYLTDDFTPLDEGNRLVEFLDGDAEVLPGVHVRHVGGHTPGSQVLVLRSGELACAVTGDLVCQTPNLRVPWTMSADIEPLRLLEQKARLLDEAEKHRWLLVLSHEPDQPAGYLEAGGRWRPEPRLAGS; encoded by the coding sequence GTGCGGTTGGGCGACCTGGAGCTTCACCTACTGGTGTCGAGCCGCTGGAAGGCGGATGGCGGCCTGATGTTCGGGGTCGTCCCGAAGGTGCTTTGGGAAAAGCAGAAGCCGGCGGACGGGAACAACATGATCGACTGTGCCTGCATCGGCCTGATCGCCCGGGTGAACGGCCGCGTCATCGTCTGCGAGACCGGCATCGGCACCAAGCTCAGCGAAAAGCGCGCGCAGCAGGTTGCGCTGCGCGAGCCCGAAGGCCTGCTGCAGTCGCTGCAGCGCCTGGGGATCCGTCCGGACGAAGTCGACGCCGTCATCACCACGCACCTGCACTGGGATCATGCCGGCGGCCTGACGCGACGCGACGCGCGGGGCGGTCTCGAGCTGACGTTCAAGCGGGCCCGGCATTTCATCCAGCGCAGCGAGTGGGACTTCGCGCTGCATCCGGACGTGCGCAGCCAGGCAGGGTACCTCACAGACGATTTCACTCCCCTCGACGAAGGCAACAGGCTCGTCGAATTCCTCGATGGGGACGCCGAGGTGCTGCCCGGGGTCCACGTCCGCCACGTCGGAGGTCACACTCCCGGCAGCCAGGTCCTGGTGCTGCGCTCCGGCGAGCTGGCCTGCGCGGTGACCGGCGACCTGGTTTGCCAGACACCCAACCTACGGGTGCCATGGACGATGTCCGCCGACATCGAACCCCTCCGGCTCCTCGAGCAGAAGGCGCGCCTGCTGGATGAGGCGGAGAAGCACCGGTGGCTACTGGTCCTGAGCCATGAACCGGACCAGCCGGCGGGGTATCTGGAGGCTGGAGGGCGCTGGCGCCCCGAGCCTCGGCTCGCCGGCTCCTGA
- a CDS encoding ABC transporter ATP-binding protein yields MPEVGIAAIRTSKLSKDYGLGRGLFDLDLTVSPQEVFGYLGPNGSGKTTTIRCLMGMIQPTGGFARIFGLDCRRDSVAVKRKVGYLPGDVPQFGSLRGREVVAYLGGMRGGADPKVVRSLAERFDLDLSRRFREYSSGNKQKVGILLAFMHTPDLLILDEPTSGLDPLNQQEFYALLREARDGGATVFLSSHILSEVEHVCDRVGIIRSGRLVKVAQLEELRHIRLHRVELEFAAGTDVPAAQIRSAAGVEDAHVMDHRVTCTVRGSFQPLLQAIDHAAVTDLVSTEPSLEEIFLSYYSDTAGPRAATP; encoded by the coding sequence ATGCCCGAAGTGGGGATCGCGGCGATACGAACCTCCAAATTGTCCAAGGACTATGGGCTCGGCCGGGGCCTGTTCGACCTCGACCTGACCGTGTCGCCGCAGGAGGTCTTCGGCTACCTCGGCCCCAATGGTTCCGGCAAGACCACGACCATCCGCTGCCTCATGGGCATGATTCAACCCACCGGCGGCTTCGCCCGCATCTTCGGACTCGACTGCCGCCGCGATAGCGTCGCCGTCAAACGCAAGGTCGGCTACCTGCCGGGCGACGTGCCGCAGTTCGGGAGCCTGCGAGGCCGGGAGGTGGTCGCCTACCTCGGCGGCATGCGAGGTGGCGCCGATCCGAAGGTTGTGCGCAGCCTGGCCGAGCGATTCGACCTCGACCTCAGCCGTCGATTCCGAGAGTACTCGAGCGGCAATAAGCAGAAGGTGGGCATCCTGCTGGCCTTCATGCACACGCCCGACCTGCTCATCCTCGACGAGCCGACCAGCGGTCTCGACCCGCTGAACCAGCAGGAGTTCTACGCTCTCCTGCGCGAAGCTCGCGATGGCGGAGCCACCGTTTTTCTCTCCTCGCACATTCTTTCCGAGGTCGAGCACGTGTGCGACAGGGTCGGGATCATCCGCTCCGGCCGGCTCGTCAAGGTCGCGCAGCTGGAGGAGCTGCGGCACATTCGCCTCCACCGGGTCGAGCTGGAGTTCGCCGCGGGCACCGATGTGCCCGCAGCCCAGATCCGCTCGGCCGCCGGAGTCGAGGACGCCCACGTCATGGATCACCGGGTCACCTGCACGGTTCGAGGCAGCTTCCAGCCCCTGCTCCAAGCCATCGACCATGCCGCGGTGACCGACCTGGTCAGCACCGAGCCCAGCCTCGAGGAGATCTTCCTCAGCTACTACAGCGATACCGCCGGCCCCCGAGCCGCCACCCCATGA
- a CDS encoding 50S ribosomal protein L19, translating into MNVIQQLEKEQQKEKVPALRAGDTVKVHAKVVEGTRERIQVFEGTVIRVTGGGLRQNFTVRRVTHGVGVERTFLIHSPRIDKVDVLRHGDVRQGRLYYLRGKVGKEARIRERRRLVRETPAAEAKPEPASTESDE; encoded by the coding sequence ATGAACGTGATCCAGCAGCTCGAGAAGGAGCAGCAGAAGGAGAAGGTCCCCGCCCTTCGTGCGGGCGACACGGTCAAGGTGCACGCCAAGGTCGTCGAAGGCACGCGCGAGCGCATCCAGGTGTTCGAGGGCACCGTGATCCGGGTGACCGGCGGCGGCCTGCGGCAGAACTTCACCGTCAGGCGCGTGACTCACGGAGTGGGCGTCGAGCGGACGTTCTTGATCCACTCGCCCCGCATCGACAAGGTCGACGTGCTGCGCCACGGAGACGTGCGGCAGGGCCGCCTGTACTACCTGCGTGGCAAGGTGGGCAAGGAAGCGCGCATCCGCGAGCGCAGGCGCCTGGTTCGCGAAACGCCCGCCGCCGAGGCCAAGCCCGAACCGGCGAGCACGGAGTCTGACGAATAG
- a CDS encoding 30S ribosomal protein S16 encodes MVKIRLRRMGAKKHPFYRLVVADARSPRDGRFIEHLGYYDPMTDPVVVKIDADKVVRWLQQGAQPSEAARSLLKREGILERRSEKSTGSA; translated from the coding sequence TTGGTAAAGATCAGGTTGAGGCGGATGGGGGCGAAAAAGCACCCGTTCTACCGCCTCGTGGTGGCGGACGCGCGCTCGCCGCGCGACGGCCGCTTCATCGAGCATCTCGGGTACTACGATCCGATGACCGACCCGGTGGTGGTCAAGATCGACGCCGACAAAGTCGTGCGCTGGCTCCAGCAGGGCGCTCAGCCGAGCGAAGCCGCGCGCAGCCTGTTGAAGCGGGAGGGAATTCTTGAGCGACGCTCAGAGAAGTCGACCGGCTCGGCGTGA
- a CDS encoding Ku protein, with the protein MPRSMWKGVVSFGMVSIPVRLYNATESTAKVSFRQLCPEHHSPISYKRWCADGEHEVSYGDILKGYEVGKDRYVIIDEKDLDNLPLTTAHSIDIEEFVPADDIEPGLYFKSAYYIEPEDLGKKPYQLLRKALEATGRMAIAKIALRDREHLCALHPAGPGLVMNTLNWPDEIRSTEGLKGLDGDVKINPKELEMAKALIESLADTFDPSRYKDEYREAVMRVVQAKIDGEVIEAPAAPQAAKVMDLMEALRASVEAAKKSRATREKAATETKKARRKAS; encoded by the coding sequence ATGCCGCGATCCATGTGGAAGGGCGTCGTCTCGTTCGGAATGGTCTCGATCCCAGTCCGCCTCTACAACGCCACCGAATCGACCGCCAAGGTGTCCTTCCGGCAGCTCTGTCCGGAGCACCACTCGCCCATCTCCTACAAGCGCTGGTGCGCCGATGGTGAGCACGAGGTCAGCTACGGCGACATCCTCAAGGGCTACGAGGTCGGCAAGGATCGCTACGTCATCATCGATGAGAAGGACCTGGACAACCTGCCGCTGACCACAGCCCACTCCATCGACATCGAAGAGTTCGTACCCGCGGATGACATCGAGCCCGGCCTGTACTTCAAGAGCGCGTACTACATCGAGCCGGAAGATCTGGGCAAGAAGCCATATCAGCTGTTGCGCAAGGCGCTGGAGGCGACCGGGCGCATGGCGATCGCGAAGATCGCGCTGCGCGATCGCGAGCACCTGTGCGCGCTCCATCCGGCCGGGCCCGGCCTGGTGATGAACACCCTCAACTGGCCGGATGAGATCCGCTCGACCGAGGGCTTGAAGGGGCTGGACGGCGACGTCAAGATCAACCCGAAAGAGCTCGAGATGGCCAAGGCGCTGATCGAGAGCCTGGCCGACACCTTCGACCCGAGCCGCTACAAGGACGAGTATCGCGAAGCCGTGATGCGCGTCGTCCAGGCCAAGATCGACGGTGAGGTGATCGAGGCGCCGGCCGCGCCCCAGGCAGCGAAGGTCATGGACCTGATGGAAGCGCTGCGGGCCTCGGTCGAAGCCGCCAAGAAATCTCGCGCCACGCGCGAGAAGGCCGCCACCGAAACCAAGAAGGCGCGCCGAAAAGCTTCCTGA
- a CDS encoding NAD-dependent epimerase/dehydratase family protein — MAAGFDVVTGAFSFTGRFIARRLLSRERRVRTLTNHPHRPGAEELPVDVAPLRFDDRAGLVDSLRGADVLYNTYWVRFRHGRMGFGDAVANTRVLMGAAAEAGVRKVVHISVSNPSPDSRLDYFAGKARAESVVRESGLKWAIVRPTLVFGPGDILINNIAWLLRRVPIFIVPGLGDHQLQPVAAEDVAEIATWAADQTDNVTVDAAGPDLLTYTELVERVAIAVRRRPRFVYAPPALTLLAGDIMGRFVHDVVLTRQELEGLMDGLLVSKEKARGTRPLDNWLLTSSDTLGRSYASELERHFR; from the coding sequence ATGGCAGCCGGGTTCGACGTCGTCACCGGCGCCTTCAGCTTCACCGGCCGGTTCATCGCGCGCCGCCTGCTCAGCCGGGAACGCCGAGTGCGCACTCTGACCAACCATCCGCACCGGCCCGGAGCAGAGGAGCTCCCGGTCGACGTCGCGCCGCTCCGGTTCGACGACCGGGCCGGGCTGGTCGACAGCCTTCGCGGAGCGGACGTCCTGTACAACACCTACTGGGTGCGCTTCCGCCATGGGCGCATGGGCTTCGGCGATGCGGTGGCCAACACCCGCGTCCTGATGGGAGCCGCGGCCGAGGCGGGGGTCCGAAAGGTGGTCCACATCTCGGTCAGCAACCCATCGCCGGACTCGCGCCTCGACTACTTCGCCGGCAAGGCGCGAGCCGAGTCCGTGGTGCGGGAATCCGGGCTCAAGTGGGCGATCGTGCGCCCGACGCTCGTCTTCGGCCCCGGCGACATCCTGATCAACAACATCGCCTGGCTCCTGAGACGGGTGCCCATCTTCATCGTCCCGGGCCTGGGCGATCACCAGCTCCAGCCGGTGGCGGCTGAAGACGTGGCGGAGATCGCCACGTGGGCGGCGGACCAGACCGACAACGTGACGGTCGACGCCGCCGGTCCGGACCTCCTCACCTACACCGAGCTCGTCGAGCGCGTCGCCATCGCCGTCCGGCGCCGGCCGCGCTTCGTCTACGCACCGCCGGCGCTGACGCTCCTGGCCGGCGACATCATGGGCCGCTTCGTGCACGACGTCGTCCTGACGCGCCAGGAGCTCGAGGGGTTGATGGACGGCCTTCTGGTATCCAAGGAAAAGGCGCGCGGCACGCGGCCGCTCGACAACTGGCTGCTGACGAGCTCGGACACCCTGGGCAGGAGCTACGCCTCGGAGCTGGAACGCCACTTCCGCTGA
- the trmD gene encoding tRNA (guanosine(37)-N1)-methyltransferase TrmD — translation MRFDVVTIFPGMFAPVFQQGVVGRAIEKGLVQLHAHDLRDYTHDRHRQVDDMPFGGGPGMVIKPEPAIEAVESMRPQNAGPVVLMEPWGETLDQRIASELAAEPGLIIVCGRYEGIDDRVRTALSAREISIGDYVLSGGEIPAMVLIDVVARLIPGVVGDPESLTQDSFSSEPSGWPQFTRPAEYRGMTVPDVLLSGDHARIRQWRRQQAAQRHVSHTKELKKT, via the coding sequence ATGAGATTCGACGTCGTCACGATCTTCCCCGGGATGTTCGCGCCTGTGTTCCAGCAGGGCGTGGTCGGGCGCGCGATCGAGAAGGGGCTCGTCCAGCTGCACGCTCACGACCTGCGCGACTACACCCACGACCGCCACCGCCAGGTCGACGACATGCCGTTTGGCGGCGGGCCCGGCATGGTCATCAAGCCCGAGCCGGCAATCGAGGCGGTCGAGTCGATGCGCCCGCAGAACGCTGGCCCGGTGGTGCTCATGGAGCCCTGGGGTGAGACCCTCGACCAGCGGATCGCAAGCGAGCTGGCCGCCGAGCCCGGCCTGATCATCGTCTGCGGGCGCTACGAGGGCATCGACGACCGCGTCCGCACCGCGCTGTCGGCGCGCGAGATCTCGATCGGCGACTACGTGCTCAGCGGGGGGGAGATCCCGGCCATGGTCCTGATCGACGTGGTCGCGCGACTGATACCGGGTGTCGTCGGCGATCCCGAATCGCTCACGCAGGACAGTTTTTCCAGCGAGCCGTCGGGGTGGCCGCAGTTCACGCGACCGGCCGAGTATCGGGGCATGACGGTTCCCGACGTGCTCCTGTCCGGCGACCACGCGCGCATCCGCCAGTGGCGCCGTCAACAAGCAGCCCAAAGACATGTGTCACACACCAAGGAGTTGAAGAAGACATGA
- a CDS encoding ribonuclease HII, whose translation MSRPMLWRYERMASAMGYRVVAGVDEVGMGPLAGPVVGGAVVLPIGVRISGLDDSKLLTPAQRERLDGLIRRRAQAVSVCAVDHAQVDRLGLLRARHLATAGAVAGLGLAAEYLLVDAWDVPEAPLPQMAVVRGDRTCASIMAASIVAKVARDHAMIEYDRLYPGYGFADHKGYATAAHRAAIRRLGPSPIHRTSWAPFREPVLLG comes from the coding sequence ATGAGCCGGCCGATGCTGTGGCGTTACGAGCGCATGGCCAGCGCCATGGGCTACCGGGTCGTGGCCGGGGTGGACGAGGTGGGCATGGGCCCCCTCGCCGGCCCGGTGGTCGGCGGCGCCGTCGTCCTCCCGATCGGCGTCAGGATCTCCGGCCTGGACGACTCGAAGCTGCTCACGCCGGCACAACGTGAGCGCCTGGATGGGCTGATCCGCCGGCGTGCGCAAGCCGTCTCGGTGTGCGCGGTCGACCACGCGCAGGTGGACCGCCTGGGACTCCTCCGCGCCCGGCATCTGGCCACGGCCGGCGCCGTCGCCGGGCTGGGCTTGGCGGCCGAATATCTTCTGGTCGACGCTTGGGATGTGCCCGAGGCGCCCCTGCCGCAGATGGCGGTCGTCAGGGGTGACCGCACCTGTGCCTCGATCATGGCGGCGAGCATCGTGGCGAAGGTCGCCCGCGACCACGCGATGATCGAGTACGACCGCCTGTATCCCGGCTATGGGTTCGCGGACCACAAGGGCTACGCCACCGCGGCGCACCGCGCCGCCATCCGCCGCCTCGGTCCGAGCCCGATCCATCGGACGTCATGGGCGCCGTTTCGCGAGCCGGTCCTGCTCGGGTAG
- a CDS encoding ABC transporter ATP-binding protein has translation MPSPAPKAPVAVEARDLFKRYGVLKAVDGVSFQVRRGEIVGFLGANGAGKTTTLRMLCGLLTPTSGTALIEGIDIFAQPLPAKARLGYLDEEPFVHPHLTGPEFLNYVADLYRMPRGVERRQRMERLLGLFELAGRDGELIGAYSHGMRQKIGLASLLIREPSVLLLDEPTNGLDPRSARLVKDLLEELATRGTTVLLSTHILEVAQALCSRVAIIDRGRIVATGTMEELRAQAGAEQASLEDLFLKLTAGPESKEMIERLLAPGS, from the coding sequence ATGCCGTCGCCCGCGCCGAAGGCGCCCGTCGCGGTCGAAGCCCGCGACCTCTTCAAACGCTACGGCGTTCTCAAAGCCGTTGACGGCGTCAGCTTCCAGGTCCGGCGCGGCGAGATCGTCGGCTTTCTCGGCGCCAACGGCGCCGGCAAGACCACCACCCTGCGCATGCTGTGCGGGCTGCTCACTCCGACTTCGGGAACCGCGCTCATCGAGGGCATCGACATCTTCGCGCAGCCCCTGCCGGCGAAGGCCAGGCTGGGTTACCTGGACGAAGAGCCATTCGTTCACCCGCACCTCACGGGACCTGAGTTCCTGAACTACGTCGCCGACCTCTACAGGATGCCGCGAGGCGTGGAGCGCCGGCAGCGGATGGAGCGCCTGCTCGGACTCTTCGAGCTCGCCGGCCGCGACGGCGAGCTGATCGGCGCCTACAGCCACGGCATGCGGCAGAAGATCGGGCTCGCGTCGCTCCTGATCCGGGAGCCATCCGTCCTGCTGCTCGACGAGCCGACCAACGGGCTCGACCCGCGCTCGGCGCGGCTGGTCAAGGACCTGCTCGAAGAGCTCGCGACTCGCGGCACGACGGTGCTGCTTTCAACGCACATCCTCGAGGTGGCTCAAGCGCTCTGCAGCCGCGTCGCCATCATCGATCGAGGACGCATCGTCGCCACCGGGACGATGGAGGAGCTGCGCGCCCAGGCGGGCGCCGAACAGGCGAGCCTCGAGGACCTGTTCTTGAAGCTCACCGCCGGACCGGAGTCGAAGGAGATGATCGAGCGCCTGCTCGCACCCGGATCCTGA
- the rimM gene encoding 16S rRNA processing protein RimM — translation MIRVGQVAGPYGLDGAVKVIPLTDFEDRFDVGAGVVIEGSERHVEWSRPGHPGLVVKLRGVDNRTMAELFRGRYLEIPDQAARPLAEGRFYHHQVVGLTVLTSSGRRLGTVAEVLERPANDVWVSRDGAVEHLIPATRDAVVEVDVAAGHVVVADWLVDFEDA, via the coding sequence ATGATCCGGGTCGGGCAGGTCGCCGGTCCGTACGGTCTCGACGGCGCTGTCAAGGTAATTCCCTTGACAGATTTCGAGGATCGCTTCGACGTGGGCGCCGGCGTGGTGATTGAAGGCTCTGAGCGCCACGTCGAGTGGAGCCGGCCCGGACATCCGGGTCTGGTGGTCAAGCTGCGCGGCGTCGACAACCGGACGATGGCCGAGCTGTTCCGCGGCCGCTACCTCGAGATTCCCGACCAGGCGGCGCGGCCCCTGGCCGAGGGCCGTTTCTACCACCACCAGGTCGTCGGGCTGACCGTGCTGACGAGCTCGGGCCGGCGGCTGGGCACGGTGGCCGAGGTGCTCGAGCGCCCGGCCAATGACGTGTGGGTCAGCCGCGATGGAGCCGTCGAGCATCTGATTCCGGCCACCAGGGACGCGGTCGTCGAGGTGGACGTTGCCGCCGGTCACGTGGTCGTTGCGGATTGGCTGGTGGACTTCGAGGACGCATGA
- a CDS encoding KH domain-containing protein, which translates to MSDAQRSRPARRDFRRGGPGRGFRSERPLGPAGPGVDYRALVEYVAKSLAEKPEEVEVEAFERGGGTVAIKVKLADADVGRFIGKAGRNIEAIRTLVRVASLRDRKRVFVDLANPSLAHPAPRTRTSGGGMPES; encoded by the coding sequence TTGAGCGACGCTCAGAGAAGTCGACCGGCTCGGCGTGACTTTCGACGCGGTGGCCCCGGGCGCGGTTTCCGGAGTGAACGTCCTCTCGGACCGGCTGGTCCCGGCGTCGACTACCGCGCCCTGGTCGAATACGTGGCGAAGTCTTTGGCGGAGAAACCGGAAGAGGTCGAAGTCGAGGCGTTCGAGCGCGGTGGCGGCACGGTGGCGATCAAGGTCAAGCTCGCCGACGCCGACGTCGGTCGCTTCATCGGCAAGGCCGGGCGCAACATCGAGGCCATCCGCACGCTGGTGCGAGTCGCTTCGCTGCGTGACCGCAAGCGGGTCTTCGTCGACCTCGCCAACCCGTCTCTCGCCCATCCTGCGCCGCGGACGCGCACATCCGGCGGAGGGATGCCGGAGTCATGA
- a CDS encoding ATP-binding protein: MLAAVDSCLLVGLDVRRVEVQADIAGGEVRFFLVGLAATSVKEARERVRSAIRNSGLEFPVRRLTVNLAPAELRKEGTALDLPIAVAIALARAAKPPPPRTAFLGELALDGAVRHVDGVLVAARGLRQLGFERIFVPAADAAEAALVDGIEVVPCAHLAGVVAHLLGEERIEPQPRSEPALDPGGGGAEHDLAEVHGQEEARRALEVAAAGGHHLLLSGPPGAGKTMLARCLPGILPPLELEEALEVAQVRSLLGELPANRPLDWHRPFRAPHHGVSMAGLIGGGAGLALPGEISRAHHGVLFLDELAEFQAPVLQALRQPLESGRVGITRSGGSVVYPARFVLVAATNPCPCGWAGDGLRACRCTPALIDTYQRKLSGPLLDRIDLKVGVRRVRLETLASEPQGESSSQVRERVLAARRRQLARQGCLNAQLKPMRLRQLAGLEPASRRTLERWSEQRGLTARGFHRAWRVARTSADLEGAANIGERHILEALGYRLHDLAA, encoded by the coding sequence GTGCTTGCCGCGGTCGACTCCTGCCTGCTCGTCGGTCTCGATGTCCGGCGGGTCGAGGTCCAGGCGGACATCGCCGGCGGCGAGGTCAGGTTCTTCCTCGTCGGACTGGCGGCGACCTCGGTCAAAGAGGCCCGCGAACGGGTCCGCTCCGCCATCCGCAACAGCGGCCTGGAGTTTCCGGTGCGCCGCCTGACCGTCAACCTCGCGCCGGCGGAGCTGCGCAAAGAGGGCACCGCGTTGGACCTGCCCATCGCCGTCGCCATCGCCCTCGCCAGGGCCGCCAAGCCACCGCCGCCACGGACCGCGTTCCTGGGCGAGCTCGCGCTCGATGGCGCGGTGCGCCACGTCGACGGAGTGCTGGTGGCGGCCCGAGGCCTGCGGCAGCTGGGTTTCGAGCGCATCTTCGTCCCGGCCGCCGATGCGGCCGAGGCCGCGCTGGTGGACGGGATCGAGGTGGTGCCGTGCGCCCATCTTGCCGGTGTCGTCGCCCACCTCCTCGGGGAGGAGCGGATCGAACCTCAACCCCGCTCGGAGCCGGCGCTGGATCCGGGCGGCGGTGGCGCCGAGCACGACCTCGCCGAGGTCCACGGCCAGGAGGAGGCGAGGCGGGCGCTGGAGGTCGCTGCCGCCGGCGGGCACCACCTTCTGCTGAGCGGCCCGCCGGGCGCGGGGAAGACCATGCTGGCCCGCTGCCTGCCGGGGATCCTCCCGCCGCTGGAGCTGGAGGAAGCGCTCGAGGTGGCGCAGGTGCGGAGCCTGCTTGGCGAGCTTCCCGCCAATCGCCCGCTGGACTGGCACCGGCCGTTTCGGGCGCCGCACCACGGCGTCTCGATGGCCGGCCTGATCGGCGGCGGGGCAGGGCTGGCGCTGCCCGGCGAGATCAGCCGCGCGCATCACGGAGTTCTCTTCCTGGATGAGCTGGCGGAGTTCCAGGCCCCGGTGCTCCAGGCGCTGCGCCAACCGCTCGAGTCCGGCCGGGTCGGCATCACGCGGTCGGGCGGCTCGGTCGTCTATCCCGCGCGGTTCGTGCTCGTGGCGGCGACCAATCCGTGCCCCTGCGGGTGGGCCGGCGACGGGCTGAGGGCGTGCCGGTGCACCCCGGCCCTGATCGACACGTACCAGCGCAAGCTGTCCGGTCCCCTGCTCGATCGCATCGATCTGAAGGTCGGCGTCAGGCGCGTGAGGCTCGAGACCCTGGCCTCCGAGCCGCAGGGGGAATCGTCGTCGCAGGTCCGCGAGCGGGTCCTGGCGGCCAGGCGCCGCCAGCTCGCGCGGCAAGGCTGCCTGAACGCGCAGCTGAAACCCATGCGCCTGCGACAGCTGGCCGGCCTCGAGCCGGCCTCGCGCCGGACGCTGGAGCGGTGGTCGGAGCAGCGGGGTCTGACGGCTCGAGGGTTCCACCGCGCCTGGAGGGTCGCCCGCACGTCGGCCGACCTCGAGGGGGCGGCGAACATCGGCGAGCGTCACATTCTCGAGGCGCTCGGCTACCGGCTGCACGACCTTGCCGCCTGA
- the dprA gene encoding DNA-protecting protein DprA: MPPEAPPALRARGRWPPPEGPRVAIVGSRRPSPYGEAVAEQLGADLARAGVVVISGLALGVDAAAHRGALNGGGITVAVMGTGVDVVYPAAHSRLAEEIIAAGGALVSQFPDGTAPRRHNFPARNFTMAALADVVVVVEAAEGSGALITAEAALDLHKEVMAVPGSVFSALSVGTHALIRDGAGLVQNARDVLALLGLVREVLDDPLAAPSRLGFGLPAERDGILAHLSDVLALSAAEIARKLQLPVAEVLGRLTALELDGAVRRHQDGYIRALRRGKQRA; the protein is encoded by the coding sequence TTGCCGCCTGAAGCACCACCGGCGTTGCGTGCTCGCGGCCGGTGGCCGCCCCCCGAGGGGCCGCGGGTCGCGATCGTCGGTTCGCGCCGCCCGTCACCTTACGGTGAGGCCGTCGCCGAGCAGCTCGGTGCGGACCTGGCCCGCGCCGGGGTGGTCGTGATCAGCGGCCTGGCCCTCGGCGTCGACGCCGCCGCCCATCGCGGCGCCCTCAACGGCGGCGGCATCACCGTCGCCGTCATGGGCACGGGCGTCGACGTCGTCTATCCAGCCGCGCACAGCCGGCTGGCCGAGGAGATCATCGCCGCCGGCGGAGCGCTGGTCAGCCAGTTTCCGGACGGGACCGCGCCGCGGCGTCACAACTTTCCCGCACGCAACTTCACGATGGCGGCGCTGGCGGACGTTGTCGTCGTCGTCGAGGCGGCGGAGGGCTCAGGCGCGCTCATCACGGCCGAAGCCGCGCTCGACCTGCATAAAGAGGTAATGGCGGTGCCGGGCAGCGTTTTCTCCGCGCTGTCGGTGGGCACCCACGCCCTGATTCGCGACGGCGCCGGGCTCGTGCAAAACGCGCGTGACGTGCTGGCGCTGCTGGGCCTCGTGCGGGAGGTCCTGGACGACCCCCTGGCGGCCCCGAGCCGTCTCGGTTTTGGCCTGCCGGCCGAGCGTGACGGCATCCTTGCGCATCTCTCGGACGTCCTGGCCCTGAGCGCAGCGGAGATCGCCCGAAAGCTGCAGCTGCCCGTCGCCGAGGTGCTCGGGCGGCTGACCGCGCTCGAGCTCGACGGCGCAGTGCGCCGTCACCAGGACGGCTACATTCGGGCATTGCGTCGCGGCAAACAACGGGCGTAG